AATAGTTGTATGAGGAGAGATATCTGGTTTTGCTACTCGAGAGGATAAACAGACTCGAACAATAATTGACAGAGGTGATAtgaactttttcttaaaaaaaataaaattcaagaGGCCCAATTTGCAAGAAGCTGGGCAGATGCCAATGACTGCAAATGTTATACACAGCACAAGGCGAAAGTACAATGCTCACCACACCCTTCCTCCCCCGCCCCCTCTCCGTTGTCGCCGGACTGGCTCCGATGCCATATTTTCCTCCGGTGCCACCTTGGTTTCCTGTCAACCCCGTCTCAGTGCTCTTCCATTCTTTCCTCGTGCCCTATCTTGACTGGACTGGAATGGTCTGACTCCTTTCTAGACTTCATAggcatttttttttcagcttcGCTAATTTTCAATTGCCCAAAAATTCTTACCTCTCAATCACATAGTTCCTTGGGTATAAATACTTACATTTTGGACAACGGTATGATTTTCAATGtgtaactttgactactattttctattcaaatatatttataaaacataataaaactataatattatgaaatacTTCTCAAAACGAATCTATACATATGATATTCATACCTGGAATCTAAATGTTTTAAAATATATCGACAGTCAAAGTTTAAAATGTTTGATCAGAATGTTGTCCAAAACATCATGTATTTGTGATTGTTAGGATTTTAGCAGAATACGTTCCTGGCGGCGAAGCATCCTCGTCGGACTATTCAGGATGAGCAGCGGAGATAGACggctcaagtctaggtacacAGAGGTTCACACATGGCAGACTCAAGTTGACGTGCATAttcgtcaaggtggagtttgttggaatatgtgtacatggtaggttacagatagacttgagttgtaattgggtgggactaggattagagttgtagtcgaactcctAATTCCAAGCCTTTAAATAGAAGACACCACCATTGTAACCAAGAAAAAGACTGAAATAGTTAGGGATGAGCgtccgtagtcatgccccgaggatgtaggcaacttggTCGAACGTCGTTAAAAAACATCGTGTCTTGTGTATTGATCTTGTATTTGGCTTGATGATTCTGATGATATTTTCGTTAAAATCCTAACAGTGACGGGGGGAGTAAAACTAAAAGTACATAGCTTAAAAGTGCAACGCCAGCCTTCAAATTCAATCCAGCTTTGACATGGTGCTCCCAACAATTCCCAAGTGTGTGAATCTTTTGTCTCACCCGGCAAGATATCAAACAACAGTTGACAAAAAATCCGACGACTGCTCCAATGTCCACGACCACAACTTAGCTGGCAAAGAAACCACACACTCGGAAACCTTCATGAGCCCAACCTCCGCACAAGCCATCCTCAAGCAAAACAAGAAAGCGTCAGGAGCCAACAATTGTCGTCCATCAGAGCACACGAGTGGCTTGCCAATTTTGGGTCCTTTACCAACTTCCCCTCCACGTGAGCTCATTCAGTTGTCCAACACAAAGTCAAGGCCACCTTGCCATCGCCATATAAAAGGTGTCCAAACTTGAGTGAAAAATAGGTGGCCATGTGTGAGATGCGAGTTGCTGAACCGTAGGAGAAGATCACATGCAAAGGCGCAACTATCACTTTAGAAGGCATACACGATAGCAACATTCCAGAAAGCACACGAGCCATCGTTCGCGACACCGTTGAATTCATATAGTATGGTATGCTGAGTTACTTGAAATGTTGCAGGCTAGATTTCATATAAAAGAACCTTACATAGGGAGAGGCATCACTGACTTCAGAGCTCTATTTTTTTCGCATTGGCTTCTTCGTCTTCCTCGAACTTCAGGCCATGGCAATGGCTTGTGCTCTGAATTCCGGCGACAAGAAAAATACCTTGATGATGCTTACTGCGCCGGTGAAGAAAGTAGTCAGGATTCCTGCTTCGTGGGGAAGACATGCATGGAGTATCGGAAGAGAAGATCCAAGAAGAGCCGTTCATGCTCTTAAGGCTGGGACGTCTCTCACACTGGTCTCGCTCTTGTATATActagagcctttcttcaaagggatTGGAAAGAATGCAATGTGGGCAGTCATGACAGTAGTTGTCGTGCTTGAATTCACTGCAGGTAACTCGCATGGCCCGTTAGTGTATATCAAGATGATAACACTTCATATTTGTTTCCATATATATGTAGTCTTCTTGCACCTAATAATAAGTTATTACTGATCAACAGGAGCAACCATATGCAAAGGCCTGAATAGAGGATTAGGAACAGTTTTGGCAAGCTCTCTCGCATTTCTCATTGAACTTGTAGCAGTGAGATCCGGAAAGGTTTTCCATGCTTTCTTCGTGGGAGCTTCGGTCTTTCTGATAGGTGCGCACCTCATAAAATCAATATTCAGGACATAAACTACGTATTCGTCGATGATAACACTCATAATGTTGCCTTTGTTTAATTCTCTCTGACAGGATTTGCTGCCACATATCTGAGATTCTTCCCATCGATTAAGAAGAACTACGATTACGGGGTGGTGATTTTTCTGCTAACGTTCAATCTGATAACGGTGTCAAGCTACCGGCAACAGGATGTGCTGCCTTTGACGAGAGATCGCTTAAGTACTATTGCCATTGGGTGCGCAATATGTCTGTTCATGAGCCTCTTGATATTGCCAAACTGGTCTGGAGAAGACCTCCACAATAGTACTGTTCGCAAATTTGAAGGATTAGCGACATCAATTGAAGGTAATAACCACTAGcataatataaattaaagcttGTAATAATTATCAAAACTCACCAAAAAAATCTTACCGAAGAAATGTTGCAGCTTGTGTGAATGAGTATTTCCGAGAACAAGACAAAGACGATAACGTTCTTGATAAGCAGGCAGAAAGAGCTTCCATTCACATCGGTTATAGAGCGGTCTTGGACTCAAAATCCAGTGATGAGACCCTAGTAAGCAACCTTTTATATCTTTTCTCTCTTGATACCGCAATATTTTGCTCTCGAGATTGATGATAGGCATACCTGCTTTTCGATAAGTGacacatatatataatgatAGTTAGAACAATGCAAACTAAATGGCCAGGCACACTATGCAAGCTGGGAGCCAAGACACTCGATGCACTGTTACAGTTACCCGTGGCAAAAGTATGTGAAGCTTGGAGCCGTGCTCAGGCACTTTGCATATACTGTTGCTGCACTTCATGGATGTCTGAAATCCGAGATTCAGGTACTACAAAAGCCCCAACTTTTCTGGTGAAATGATCCCTTTTCCAGATTAATTTGCTTATCCCATTTCAATTAGCATGTAAACAACACATTTCATTTCTCTTTGAATGAACCGTGCTCACATGATTGTATTCTATGATGTTCAAGACTCCGCCATCCGTCAGGTCATTGTTCAGAGATCCATGCACAAGAGTTGCACGAGAAGTTGCCAAGGTTCTGCAGGAGCTTGCATTGAGCATAAAAATCCACCGGCGTTGTGCCCCTGATGTGCTCTCTGATCATCTTCACGAAGCGCTGCAGGATCTGAACTCAGCTATAAGATCACAGCCACGGCTCTTTCTCGGTTCCAAACATGCGTGTGCTGCCAATAGACGTATGCTAATGGAACTGAACTCTGGAAAGCATATGGCATCGAGAGCAACTCTTCCTTCGTCCAAGACTGATGCAGCATCACTGTTGGAAAGAAAGAACACCAAGACAGATCAACCATCAGGCCGCAATGAGAGAAGCACGTTACGGCCGACACTTAGTAAGATCGCCATCACGAGTCTTGAGTTTTCTGAAGCACTTCCGTTCGCCGCATTTGCATCATTGCTGGTAGAGATGGTGGTACGACTGGAGCTGGTCATAGAGGAAGTGAAGTACCTGGAGGGGGCCGCAAACTTCAGAGAGTTCACTGGGCATGATCATCTGGCCATTGATCTCACAAGCAACGAGAAGATGAGAAACACTAATGGTGCGCCGTTAAACCCGGTTTCTACTGCAGCTGAGTAAGGGCTTAGTAATGGATAAACCAGTGTCAACCATTCTGAGAAGAGAGagacatgtatttatttatttatttcagaAAACATGAACCTTGGGCTCCCGAAAATAGTTGTCAGAACATATCTTTCATGTAATTCAATAATTTCCACCGACCACTGAATTATTTGTTGACATCCAAATAATTGGAGTTAGATGGTGTCAAATCTGTCACATGAGCAGTATGGCACCTGTTTATATTTTGAACGAAAATCAGTAAGCAATGCCTTTTCTTTGTCAAATTTAAATCTGTCCTTCGGTGGCCTGCGTTAGGCATTGCATAATTATGCAACTACTTACTACTACTAGTTTCCCCTTATATTTTGCTGATGGTTCGAGTATTTGGAACTTTCCTCCATGGGTCCATGGAGCCAAGCCTATCAGCGATAACGAGCTGAAGCACTGGCTGAAACTCTGTTACCAGAACAAAAACCATGGGCTACTTATGTAAGCAGCAAGGGCTTGGTCACTGGATATTTTTTAAGCAAGCTTGGTCACTGGATAGTAAAAGCAGCCATGCTTAGATCTTGTGGCGGCATCTGGCTTGCTGAAGTCCTGGAGGTCTGCTAGATCATGGTTGGTTGGTACTAATACCTCATTAATTAAAAGAATTGATAAATTTCACTGGAGTGATTCAAGCCCCTCAAACACCCGAACTTGTACCTTCGAGATTCACACTCTGGCCGGCAGCTCATTCTTCTCCAGCGACAGCGAACTCCTCCAGCGAGTTAGGGTGAGGGGTTAGAGCATGGAGTTCCCGAGAGCCTCCGTgcttagatcatctccaaccgaCTACTCATATTTGACCTCTATTCCTTTTATTTAGGGGCTCCTCATCCAGATTTCATCCCTCTATTTCTCAACACGTTCCAACCGACCTCTCATATTTGACCAtctatattcgaatcacctctattttattaatatctggtaactctctctctcctctctctccctctctctctcccctctctcccaaatgaggggttggatgaggagccactagatgtagggggtgagggaggagatttgagggctcctcaaataaagggggtcggatagggggtcggttggagaccgattttcatcgttttttcctcaaatataggataaggggtgagaagagggctcggttggagatgctcttagagGGAAGGCCTTCTGGCCTTAGGTCGCAGTTGGACCGACATTGGGCGATAGTGCGCCACCGAAGACACAGGCCGGCAAGAGTGCGGTGGGCAGTCGACTGTCCGCTGGAGATTGGTTGGCGTGGCGACTGCCGACGGCGGGCCGGGAACCACAGGAAAGAGGGCGGGGCAGGGGCTCGGGCACCCCGGGATGGCTCGCCGGCGTCGTCAGGTGGCGGCAGCGGCGTGGGCAAAATCGGGTGTTGGATGGGCCTTAAACACTCCTCTTCTCCACAGACGGCCccttaattaattaaatgtcaGCGATATCTCTTTAAAATCAAGTTCGATTTGTAGTTTTGTTTTTGCGAAATGGGCTGGATTATATTAAAAGTAAGGAACAGTGTCACCCCTTTACATCAAAGACCCTGGAACAAAGAAAAATTACAAAGTAGTCCACACAGCTTCCCAGGAAGATCGAACTTCACCTATCCAAGCTGATGAGGgattccaaaccttgaagaacgCTGCATCAGACAACGCCTGAGACTCTGATCGTGACGCATTTGGACCTCTGAAAGAGCATCGGTCACCCGCCCGTCAGCCAAGATAGAGGAGGACGAAAGGCTGGCGTTGCCACCCATAACAAAAGGGATGACCCAACAAAGCATCCACGGCTGACAGCTCATCGCCGGCAACCCGGACCAACAACTCAGCATAGGGGCATCCGAAGATCCTCAATCTAGCATGAGAGCATCCAAAGATCCCCAACCCATCCACAAACAAAATGAGAAAGATTAACCCCAAATCCTTACCGGAGAGGACCGCAACCAGGCTGACCGTAAGGTGCGACGCCGGTAGTGAAACCGTCGAAAAAGGCCAAAAGAAGCAGCTAACCTCTAGTGACCTCATTGCCCGAAGGAGACGTAGAACtatctaaacctagatctacacATAAAACTAGCTTCTAACTATCCTACAAGTTGTAGCCAGCGTCGATCCATCGAAGCCATAGCACCTCCAGTGTCGAAGAGGCAACCGGAGGGCAAAGCTCGGCGAGATCGATGTCGGAAACTCGAATCGCCTGAAAGTCTCCTGTGGCTACTATAGCGGGAAAAGAACTCTCAAGACCCTCCGCCATTGAAGATAGCCTCTTGATTTGTAGTATTTAGTGTAGTATTAACAAAGTTCTTATACTCATCACTTATCACCTGGTGATTGATGGAGTACTCCATCATAGAGATGTCAATGGAACCCGATTTCCCATGGAGAATTCCTCTATTAAAGAACGAGGATAGAGAGATTTTATTCCCCGTAAGAATACAAATGGCAGAAATCATATCCCCGTCGGGATTAGTGGGACGGGTATGGGGAAACATTCCCCGTCCCCATTTCTCATAGGGACTTGTTTCGGTGCGGCAAATAGTAGCCTCTACGGTCCAGCAAGCAGCAGCACAGCTCGCGTGGTGGCGGCCCAGGCATGCACGACCGGCCCAAGCAGGAGCCATGCGCGGCCTAGCGCAGTGTGGGTCAGCCCAGTAGGCTGCCTCGGCCCAGATAAGCGTGCACAAGGGAGCCTGATGGGGTGGCCCAGTGGCTAGGTGGGTAAGCAGATGCGAGAGAGACCAGGTAAGCGACTGACTCTTCAATTGTTAGCGGAGACAAGTTCACTGTTGGGTCCCTATTCCCCGCGTGGGGATGGGGATGAGAATGGGGAGAAAATAGTCCCCACGAGTAGGAGCGGGAACGGAGACGGAGAATTTTCCTTCATTCAGGGGAGGATGAGGAACCATTCCCCACCAAGAAATTTTTTGTTAACATCCTTGTCCATCCGCACGTTGATGCAAGCAGGCAGCCATATTTCCTGGTAGACGACTTGAAAATATCCTTGCCTAAGGTTCACTACCAGTGTTGGGGAACCAGCTTCTCCAACTTTGCTAAGAAAGTCAGAAGTAAACAGTAATTTGTAATAGTGTGAATAGTAATTTACAGTGAAAAATTGTAGCACGAGTACCGTTCCTGATATTACTGTGCTGATTCTACTGTACCATGAGTACTGTAGCGGTACTATGGCGCTAAATCTGAATAGTCCATTTTCAATCCAGCGGATCACAACGGGGCAAAATCACGGTACTATTCGCCCCTAACTTTGCTTAGCAATTTGAACGGTTCAAAACACAGAGATATCCGGCCATACCTATGCGAAAAGGATAAATCCATGATATGCAACTGAATAATTAGTTAATTCCTAATATGTCATTTATGGTGATTTTAGACATGTGGATCTAACTGTTCAAGTCTATATGGGAACATGAGAAATTATTCAGCGGAAAATCATGGAATTTTCCACGAAAGGTTAAATCAACAACATCCTGAGGTAAAAAATGACTTGCTTCATGTCTTATTTTATGCTGGTTAGCTAGGTGCCGGATTACTTCTAGAATTTTGAAAGTTGAGGATACGATCATTTTGTTGATTTTGCGTTACACTCAAGCTCTGAAATATATTCAAAATTGAACCTTGAACAtgactttcttttcttttcttttctctctctctattcttttctttttcatctcTGCTCATGCTGCTGTGAATTGGCGTTCCGCTTTTATTTTGTGTCACCGCAGACAACTCACCACAATTCTTGGTTACCAGATCCATAGTTTTTCTTAGGGATTTTGAAGACAAaaaagatcttttttttttcttttaggaaCGGATCTTTCAGATTTTAGGTACATGGCTGCATGTCAATCTGTAAAACTTTCGAATTCTTGCTGCTGAAGTTTTATTGTTGATCAAACATTGTCTACTTCTTAAGCGAAGTGAAGACACGACCGCACAATAAGAAGCATTGCCGAAGAGAGGGCTTCCACAGAAACGGAACTACTTGTTTATGTTCATATGATGTGTCAGAGTTACTTTTATGCTTGAACTGAAGTCAGATGACTTATCGAGAAATGATTAAAAGTtcgagtaaaaaaaataaaaatcacggGGCAAAGCACAGAAATTAGCGTGAGGATGACGGAGTTTGGGGAGTTCGTGATCCTCTCACTTCGTGCTGTACGATAACAGGAGCTGGTGCGGCAAGCTGGCTATATGTTGTTTTGGAGTGTAGGTTGCAGGGTGAGCTTTGAGCTGTAGTTTGGGTTTGAAATTCAATGTTGCTTTATACAGACGGAGTTTCAGTTTTTTCCCctttatttttgtctttttaACAGTTGTATTGGCTAGGTGTATCATCTTAACAGTGGGTTGCCGACGCTGGAACCAGTGCTATCCAAATTGATTGTGTCTAATGGACTGACATGAGGCCTAGTACTGTAGGTGTGACCTAGCCGTGACACATCTTAGCCGGGCTGAGTCGGGCCTAGGTGGACGCAACGACATGCCGTGCCAGGCATGGCAGGCGGAGGCATGTATGACATGGCCCGTTTAGAGCCGTTACGCACGCGATCGGCATGCTAGGCACGGGTAGCCTGGCTGGGCATGTGGAGGCCTAGCTGGGCACAGCCCGTTAACAGGTTAAAAGGGCTGTGTCCGGCTGTTTAACTCATTAACATGAAATTTTTGAAAATTCTAGCCATTTTTTTACTGTTTGggttcaaaaaaattaaaaaagtatcatttttcacctataaataaaaCATTATCCTATCCTCCCATTCCACACCAACAATAAGATTTACTATCTTGTTTCCTACTCTCATTCTTCTCTCAAAGTTTTTGAGAAATTATGATAATTTGTCaaaattaatttgaattattgccaaaaattaagaaatttagtatcgtcatcctgctgttttgaagaaatctTAGTgtttttttcatagatgttCTTTCTATTTTCGTCCATTCTTTATAATGTTATTATTTCTCTTTTCTAACTCcgaatatttgattttttttaagtgccaTTCAATATTGATCATGTATGGTGATTATGATGATACATACAttgattatgatttttttttctttaagaaCTCGCAGGGGACTACGATCCCTTTGATAGCAATACTGCAGGTGAATA
The sequence above is drawn from the Phragmites australis chromosome 10, lpPhrAust1.1, whole genome shotgun sequence genome and encodes:
- the LOC133930021 gene encoding aluminum-activated malate transporter 12-like isoform X1, whose translation is MAMAMACALNSGDKKNTLMMLTAPVKKVVRIPASWGRHAWSIGREDPRRAVHALKAGTSLTLVSLLYILEPFFKGIGKNAMWAVMTVVVVLEFTAGATICKGLNRGLGTVLASSLAFLIELVAVRSGKVFHAFFVGASVFLIGFAATYLRFFPSIKKNYDYGVVIFLLTFNLITVSSYRQQDVLPLTRDRLSTIAIGCAICLFMSLLILPNWSGEDLHNSTVRKFEGLATSIEACVNEYFREQDKDDNVLDKQAERASIHIGYRAVLDSKSSDETLLEQCKLNGQAHYASWEPRHSMHCYSYPWQKYVKLGAVLRHFAYTVAALHGCLKSEIQTPPSVRSLFRDPCTRVAREVAKVLQELALSIKIHRRCAPDVLSDHLHEALQDLNSAIRSQPRLFLGSKHACAANRRMLMELNSGKHMASRATLPSSKTDAASLLERKNTKTDQPSGRNERSTLRPTLSKIAITSLEFSEALPFAAFASLLVEMVVRLELVIEEVKYLEGAANFREFTGHDHLAIDLTSNEKMRNTNGAPLNPVSTAAE
- the LOC133930021 gene encoding aluminum-activated malate transporter 12-like isoform X3, producing MAMAMACALNSGDKKNTLMMLTAPVKKVVRIPASWGRHAWSIGREDPRRAVHALKAGTSLTLVSLLYILEPFFKGIGKNAMWAVMTVVVVLEFTAGATICKGLNRGLGTVLASSLAFLIELVAVRSGKVFHAFFVGASVFLIGFAATYLRFFPSIKKNYDYGVVIFLLTFNLITVSSYRQQDVLPLTRDRLSTIAIGCAICLFMSLLILPNWSGEDLHNSTVRKFEGLATSIEACVNEYFREQDKDDNVLDKQAERASIHIGYRAVLDSKSSDETLAHYASWEPRHSMHCYSYPWQKYVKLGAVLRHFAYTVAALHGCLKSEIQTPPSVRSLFRDPCTRVAREVAKVLQELALSIKIHRRCAPDVLSDHLHEALQDLNSAIRSQPRLFLGSKHACAANRRMLMELNSGKHMASRATLPSSKTDAASLLERKNTKTDQPSGRNERSTLRPTLSKIAITSLEFSEALPFAAFASLLVEMVVRLELVIEEVKYLEGAANFREFTGHDHLAIDLTSNEKMRNTNGAPLNPVSTAAE
- the LOC133930021 gene encoding aluminum-activated malate transporter 12-like isoform X2 gives rise to the protein MAMACALNSGDKKNTLMMLTAPVKKVVRIPASWGRHAWSIGREDPRRAVHALKAGTSLTLVSLLYILEPFFKGIGKNAMWAVMTVVVVLEFTAGATICKGLNRGLGTVLASSLAFLIELVAVRSGKVFHAFFVGASVFLIGFAATYLRFFPSIKKNYDYGVVIFLLTFNLITVSSYRQQDVLPLTRDRLSTIAIGCAICLFMSLLILPNWSGEDLHNSTVRKFEGLATSIEACVNEYFREQDKDDNVLDKQAERASIHIGYRAVLDSKSSDETLLEQCKLNGQAHYASWEPRHSMHCYSYPWQKYVKLGAVLRHFAYTVAALHGCLKSEIQTPPSVRSLFRDPCTRVAREVAKVLQELALSIKIHRRCAPDVLSDHLHEALQDLNSAIRSQPRLFLGSKHACAANRRMLMELNSGKHMASRATLPSSKTDAASLLERKNTKTDQPSGRNERSTLRPTLSKIAITSLEFSEALPFAAFASLLVEMVVRLELVIEEVKYLEGAANFREFTGHDHLAIDLTSNEKMRNTNGAPLNPVSTAAE